The nucleotide window CAGCGCGTCCAGCACCGTCACGGCCGTGCCGGGCGCTGCCCCCGTCAGTGTGGCCGAGCCCTGGGTGGGATTGGGGAACACACTGAGGGAAGGAGTGAAAGCGGGAGTGAGTGAATGGGGGAACGTCACTGTGCGCACGGGCGAGTAGGCAAACGTACCGTCCGTGTCCACTTGCTTCAGGCGGTAATAGAGCCGGGCTGCGTCGCTGGGAAGCACCGCATCGAGTAGCTCGTAGCTGCGCGGGCTGGTGCTGGTGCCGGCGGCAGGCACTGTGCCAATGCGCGTGAACGTGCGGCCATCCGCGCTGCGCTCTACCTCGAAGTTCTGGCTGTTTTGCTCCGTGGCCGTGGCCCAGGCCAGGCGCACGAGGGCCGGACCGGCCACCGTGGCCGTAAACTCCGTCAGCTCCACCGGCAGCGGCACATCCTGGTTCAGGCGCACGCTCACGTTGTTGCTGCCAGAGTTGGCGGTGAGCAGGTCCAGGTCGCCGTCACCATCCACGTCGCGCAGGACCAGGCCGGAGGGGCCGGGGCCGAACTCAGCGGTGGCGGTGCCCACGCTGGGTTCGGGGGTGGTGGCGGGGGCGCTGAAGCTGCCCGTGCCGTTGTTGAGGCGCACACTCACCGTGCCGTATCTGAGGGCGTTAGTATAGGTACTGCCGGCCTTGTTGGAGACCACCAGGTCCAGGTCACCGTCGCCGTCCACGTCGCCCAGGGCCACGGTATAGGGACTATCGCCCACGGCTACTTCGGGGTTCGTGGCGGGGGGCGTGAAGTTGCCCGTGCCGTCGTTCAGGCGCACGCTCACGTTGTCGTCGCTGACGTTGGTGACCACCAGATCCAGGTCGCCGTCGCCGTCCACGTCGCCCAGGGCCACGCTGCCGGCGCCGCTGCCCACGGCTACTTCGGGGTTGGTGGCGGGTGGCGTGAAATTGCCCGCACCGTCGTTCAGGCGCACGCTCACCGTGTTGTCCACGAAGTTGGCCGTGAGCAGGTCGAGGTCACCGTCGCCGTCCACGTCGCCCACCGTCACGGTACTAGGGCCGCGGCCCACGGCGGGGTTGAGGGTCAGGGCGGTGAAGGTGCCCGTGCCGTCGTTCAGGCGCACGCTTACGGTGCCGCTGCCAATGCTGCCGTTGGAATAGTTGGCCGTGAGCACATCCAGGTCGCCGTCGCCGTCCACGTCGCCCACCGTTAGGTCCTGGGGGTTATTGCCTACATAAAAATCAGAGCCGCCCGCGAAGCTGCCACTGCCGTTGTTGAGGTTCACGCTCACCCGCCCGCCGCCGAAGCTGTTGGCCACGAGCATATCCAGGTCGCCGTCGCCGTCCACATCGCCCACTGCCACGACGGGATTGTTGCCCCCCACGGCTACTTCGGGGTTGGTGGCCGGGGCGGCGTAGCTGCCGCTGCCGTCGTTGAGGCGTATGCTCACGGTGTTGTCGATGTTGTTAGCCACGAGCATATCCAGGTCGCCGTCGCCATCCACGTCGCCTACCGCCAGGCTGTAGGGCAGCTGGCCCACGGCTACTTCGGGGTTAGTGGCCGGGGCCGCGAACTTGCCGCGCCCCGCCCCGCCCGTGGCCGCCGTAAACTGGTACACCTGCTTGGGTAGCTGCAGGCCACTCGCTGTTTGCACGACGGCCGGCACGGTCACGCTCACCGTCTCGCCGGGCTGGAAGTTGGCCCGGCCGCCGCTCAAGGTGCTGACGTAGCTTACAGTAGCACCACTAAGGCTGAGCGTACCCGCCTTGCGCCCGCCCACCTGGGCCGAGAACACGCGGATGGCCGTCGTGGCCGAGGGCGTGATGCTGGCCGCCGTCACCGGCTCGGTGAAGGTGATGGCCAGAGCCGAATTGGCCGTGGGCGCGCTGATGGCATTGACGGCCGGGCTGGTGCTGACCACTTGCAGCTGCACCTCAAACCGGGTGTACGCCGGGCTGGTGCCGGCCGGCGTGGTCACGGTCACGGTTTGGGCGGTCGAGGCCCCGGCCGGCACCGTGAAGCTAACGTGGCCGTCGTCGATAACCGTGACGGCGGTGGCGGCCACGCCATTCACGGTCACGGCCGTGGTGCCCGTCAGGTTCGTGCCCGTCAGGACCACTGTGGTGCCGGCTCCGGCCGTGGCGGGCGCAATGTCGAGGATGAAGAGCGGCGGGGCCCGCTGCTCGTAGCGCTGCACGTTGCCTTGAGAGTTACCCACCAGGATGTCGAGCAGGCCGTCGCCGTCCACGTCCGTCACGACCGGAGCGGCGAAGCCAGCCTGCACGTATTCTTCGAATTCTTCGCCTTCGTCGACGACGACGTTGCCGGTTGTCAAGAAGTCCTGCGGCGGGGGCGGCGGGGCAAATACGGTGCCTTGGGCCACCGTTTGCTCGTAGGCTCGCAGCCTGCCGGAGTTGCCCACCAGCAGGTCGAGCAGGCCGTCGCCGTCTATGTCCGTCACCGCTGGTGCGGCGCTATTGCCCGTGACGATTGCCGTCGTGCCGTTAGTGGTCAGGTCGTCCAGCGAGGTGAATACGCTGCTGTTGATTGCCGTTTGCTCGAAGCGCCGCACGTTGCCGTCTATGTCGCCCGTGACCAGGTCTAGCAGGCCGTCGCCGTCCACGTCCGTCACCGCCAGCCTTGCCAGGGCAGACAAGCTAATGGTGCTCAGGCTCTGCGGGGCGAATACGCTGCCGTTGACCATCGTTTGCTCGAAGCGTACCACGTCGCCATAGCCGTTGCCCACCAGCATATCGAGCAGGCCGTCGCCGTCCAGGTCCGTCACCGCCGGGGCCGCAAGAATATCCACGTTCAGCCTGGTAGTGCCGTCGGTCGTCAGGTAGCCCTGCCGGGCAAAGATGTCGCCGTTAAGCGTGGTCTGCTCGAAGCGCGTCACGTTACCATCGTCATCCCCCCCAGTATATCGAGCAGGCCGTCGTTGTCCAGGTCCGTCACTGCCGGGGCCGCATTGTTCCCAAATTGCGGGGTGGGCGTTCTTCCAATTATCAGCGGGGTGGTGCCATTGGTGGTGAGAGCGGCACCGCCCGGAAATTCGTAGCTGGTGCTGGGCCGCGCCACCTGGAAGGCCAGGCTGCTCAGCGCCGTGCCCTGGTTGAGGGCCAGCCCGCTCGTGCGGCTGATGCGCACTTTCTGGCTGGTGGCCTGGCGCGGCACGATAACCGTGGCGCTGGTGCTGCTGGTCACCGTGAACCGGGCCGGCACCTCGCCCACCAGCACGCTGGTCAGGCCGGTCAGGTTCCGGCCCGTGAGGGTGATGGTGGTGCCCAGCGGCCCGCTCAGCGGCGCGAAGCTGGTGAGCACGGGCGGGTCTGCCACGTCGGTGATGCTGATAGCGAAGACCTGCTCAAACGCAAGGCCGGTGGCATCGGTGGTGCGGACCCGGATGCTGTAGCTGCTCCGGGTTTCAAAGTCAAACACGGCGGCCGTGAGCAGCTGGCCCGCGTTGGCTCCCGTGCCGATGGCAAAGGTGGCGTTGTCGTCGCTGCCAGTCCCCGTTACCAGGGTGTAAGTAAAGATGTCACCAGGCGTGGCATCGGTAGTACTAAAGGTGCCCACCACGGTACCGCTGGCGGCATTCTCGGCCACGGCCTGGGGCGAGAGGGCCAGAGCCGTGGGCGGGTCGCTTTGCTCGTAGCGCAGTACCGTGCCGCTCAGGCTGCCCAGCAGCAGGTCGAGCAGGCCGTCACCGTCGATGTCCGTCACGGCGGGCTTGGTATAGTCACCCGCGTCAATGACAGTGGTGCCGTTGGTGGTCAGGTCGTTCAGGGAGGTGAAACTGTTGGCAGCCGGGGCCGTCTGCTCGTAGCGGGTCACCCGGCCGGAGGTGCGCCCCACCAGCATATCGAGCAGGCCGTCGCTGTCCAGGTCAGTCACACTCAGGCCGATGTTGCCCAGGGCCAGAGGCGTACCGCCGGCATCGGTCAGGGCCGCGACGGCCCCGAAGCTGCTGCTATTGGCCGCCGCCTGCTCGTAGCGCTGAATGTTGCCGGCGTTGTTG belongs to Hymenobacter sp. J193 and includes:
- a CDS encoding FG-GAP-like repeat-containing protein; translated protein: MTRFEQTTLNGDIFARQGYLTTDGTTRLNVDILAAPAVTDLDGDGLLDMLVGNGYGDVVRFEQTMVNGSVFAPQSLSTISLSALARLAVTDVDGDGLLDLVTGDIDGNVRRFEQTAINSSVFTSLDDLTTNGTTAIVTGNSAAPAVTDIDGDGLLDLLVGNSGRLRAYEQTVAQGTVFAPPPPPQDFLTTGNVVVDEGEEFEEYVQAGFAAPVVTDVDGDGLLDILVGNSQGNVQRYEQRAPPLFILDIAPATAGAGTTVVLTGTNLTGTTAVTVNGVAATAVTVIDDGHVSFTVPAGASTAQTVTVTTPAGTSPAYTRFEVQLQVVSTSPAVNAISAPTANSALAITFTEPVTAASITPSATTAIRVFSAQVGGRKAGTLSLSGATVSYVSTLSGGRANFQPGETVSVTVPAVVQTASGLQLPKQVYQFTAATGGAGRGKFAAPATNPEVAVGQLPYSLAVGDVDGDGDLDMLVANNIDNTVSIRLNDGSGSYAAPATNPEVAVGGNNPVVAVGDVDGDGDLDMLVANSFGGGRVSVNLNNGSGSFAGGSDFYVGNNPQDLTVGDVDGDGDLDVLTANYSNGSIGSGTVSVRLNDGTGTFTALTLNPAVGRGPSTVTVGDVDGDGDLDLLTANFVDNTVSVRLNDGAGNFTPPATNPEVAVGSGAGSVALGDVDGDGDLDLVVTNVSDDNVSVRLNDGTGNFTPPATNPEVAVGDSPYTVALGDVDGDGDLDLVVSNKAGSTYTNALRYGTVSVRLNNGTGSFSAPATTPEPSVGTATAEFGPGPSGLVLRDVDGDGDLDLLTANSGSNNVSVRLNQDVPLPVELTEFTATVAGPALVRLAWATATEQNSQNFEVERSADGRTFTRIGTVPAAGTSTSPRSYELLDAVLPSDAARLYYRLKQVDTDGTFAYSPVRTVTFPHSLTPAFTPSLSVFPNPTQGSATLTGAAPGTAVTVLDALGRPVLSATADGAGRAVLALPAGLPAGVYVVRSGARTVKLVRE